A window of the Isosphaera pallida ATCC 43644 genome harbors these coding sequences:
- a CDS encoding potassium channel family protein, which translates to MSRPGYLRVRLHFFLFLLGEFRLPILVFSLLVLVGGAVLQHHSSDEKPLTYVHACHEVFMLIFMEFTFDDFPEEWYIQAMLFLTPIIGLGAVADSVVRLAYLVFARKSQLPEYHRINAKLHRNHVIVVGQGKVGYRITRELLERRVGVVVIESDQHSPLLQDVLDRGAPWIQGDGRLSKILELANVRQAHTLILATDDDVSNLDGALTARQINPNIRIVTRMFDDTFAVKFAGALGMPVFSTARIGAAHAVAKLMGHRVFDEIHIHEDILQILDLNIPACANVDPTTATPPAPVVSEPTAGNPGSWNATYPDAQIWTVARLARHYKATIILHRDSQGRITLLPGPETQLDPGDTILILTPKSAVPRLLDHLEPPNQTNPRPRPTRTTINRDQNNGPAPPLDFAHLEGHIVVVGAGRVGYRAVEELRQRRLPVLVIDPKPHSLLIDEIREWGVPILAGDARRLRVLEQAGVARAQAIFLATTNDMVNIDAALSSLELNPNLQVVVRMFDDTLAEKLETAFGMPTVSAAKSSVPVFLAAALPRAFAHPIQFDGCTVWIWSQCLEPSDPLVGLTASDLERRGLRIAYVQRDRTRHHPPDPRLTLLPGDHILAAGSKESLPLPRSDQDRLGILGLNSNPRWKLARTINLGPNPGQPAVSIEPPTNQTNPPNPTLTPS; encoded by the coding sequence ATGTCCCGCCCTGGTTACCTGCGTGTTCGGCTCCATTTCTTCTTGTTCCTCCTCGGTGAGTTCCGCCTTCCCATCCTGGTATTTTCATTGCTGGTCCTTGTGGGCGGAGCCGTCCTTCAACACCACTCTAGCGACGAAAAACCCTTGACCTACGTTCATGCTTGCCACGAAGTGTTTATGTTGATTTTCATGGAGTTTACATTCGACGACTTTCCAGAGGAGTGGTACATCCAGGCCATGCTCTTCCTCACGCCAATCATCGGTCTTGGGGCCGTGGCCGATTCGGTGGTTCGTCTGGCATACCTGGTGTTCGCGCGGAAGAGCCAATTGCCGGAATATCATCGCATCAACGCCAAGCTGCATCGCAATCACGTCATCGTGGTCGGCCAGGGTAAGGTGGGTTATCGGATCACCCGCGAACTTTTGGAACGCCGCGTGGGAGTGGTGGTGATCGAATCGGACCAACATTCGCCGTTGCTTCAAGACGTGCTAGATCGCGGCGCGCCTTGGATTCAGGGTGACGGCCGGCTGAGCAAAATTCTGGAACTCGCCAACGTCCGACAAGCCCACACCCTCATCTTGGCCACTGACGATGACGTTTCCAACCTCGACGGCGCTCTGACTGCCCGCCAGATCAACCCCAACATCCGCATCGTCACCCGCATGTTCGACGACACCTTCGCCGTCAAGTTCGCCGGAGCGCTTGGCATGCCAGTCTTCTCGACCGCCCGCATCGGCGCGGCTCACGCGGTCGCCAAACTGATGGGACACCGGGTTTTCGACGAAATCCACATCCACGAGGACATTCTTCAGATCCTCGACCTCAACATCCCGGCTTGTGCGAACGTGGACCCGACCACCGCGACTCCCCCTGCGCCGGTGGTCTCTGAACCGACCGCCGGCAACCCAGGCTCCTGGAACGCAACCTACCCCGACGCTCAGATTTGGACGGTCGCCCGCCTAGCACGCCACTACAAAGCCACCATCATCCTGCACCGCGATTCCCAAGGACGAATCACCCTCCTCCCCGGACCCGAAACCCAACTCGATCCTGGAGACACCATCCTCATCCTCACCCCCAAATCCGCCGTGCCCCGTCTGCTCGACCACCTGGAACCGCCCAACCAAACCAACCCCCGCCCGCGGCCCACTCGAACCACCATCAACCGCGATCAAAACAACGGCCCCGCCCCGCCCCTCGATTTCGCCCATCTCGAAGGTCATATCGTGGTCGTGGGCGCGGGTCGTGTGGGGTATCGCGCTGTCGAGGAACTTCGCCAGCGACGCCTCCCCGTCCTGGTGATCGACCCCAAACCCCACAGTCTCCTCATCGACGAAATCCGGGAGTGGGGAGTGCCCATCCTCGCCGGCGACGCCAGACGGCTCCGCGTCTTGGAACAAGCCGGCGTCGCCCGCGCTCAGGCCATCTTCCTCGCCACCACCAACGACATGGTCAACATCGACGCCGCCCTCTCCTCCCTGGAACTCAACCCTAACCTCCAAGTCGTCGTGCGGATGTTCGACGACACGTTGGCCGAAAAGCTAGAGACCGCCTTCGGGATGCCAACCGTGTCGGCCGCCAAATCCTCCGTCCCCGTCTTCTTGGCTGCCGCCCTCCCCCGCGCCTTCGCCCATCCCATCCAGTTCGACGGCTGCACCGTCTGGATTTGGTCCCAATGTCTGGAACCCAGCGACCCCCTAGTCGGCCTGACCGCGTCCGACCTAGAACGACGTGGACTCCGCATTGCCTACGTTCAACGCGACCGAACCCGCCATCACCCCCCCGACCCCCGCTTGACACTGCTTCCAGGGGATCACATCCTGGCCGCCGGTTCCAAAGAAAGCCTCCCCCTGCCCCGAAGCGACCAGGACCGCCTCGGAATCCTCGGCCTCAACAGTAATCCCAGGTGGAAACTCGCCCGCACAATCAATCTGGGTCCCAACCCCGGCCAACCCGCCGTCTCCATCGAACCTCCCACCAACCAAACCAACCCCCCCAACCCAACTCTCACCCCTTCTTGA
- a CDS encoding RNA polymerase sigma factor — protein MAVEIEFMMMSSAGTAGPGGTRPQSDGPGQSPPNPPARLDDDSDEEETTCEIHESTKDGLGSESLTEGSSEGGDGGSHSFQALLRRIQQGDQEAARELLTRFEPEVRLVVRRQLPKILRSRFDSLDFLQSVWGSFFRRIASNPEPREFKDPRHLVAFLARAAKNKVIDEYRRSASQKQDMRREESIWIDNQPRDLPGPADDPTMSVEATETFERMRAILPESKREILDLKAQGLSSKEVGDRLGVSERTVQRALETLRKKMFDEAGDPDPDSETNSTHSDTKSPAS, from the coding sequence ATGGCGGTCGAAATCGAATTTATGATGATGTCGAGCGCGGGAACCGCCGGACCAGGCGGAACGCGTCCGCAATCTGACGGTCCAGGCCAGTCTCCTCCGAATCCCCCAGCGCGTTTGGACGACGATTCCGACGAAGAGGAAACCACCTGCGAGATCCACGAGTCAACGAAAGACGGTTTGGGTTCCGAGTCCCTCACTGAAGGAAGTTCCGAAGGTGGGGACGGCGGGTCTCATTCTTTTCAAGCGCTGTTGAGGCGGATTCAACAGGGGGATCAAGAGGCTGCACGGGAACTTTTGACCCGTTTCGAACCAGAAGTTCGTCTTGTAGTGCGTCGTCAATTGCCCAAGATTCTGCGTTCCCGGTTTGATTCGCTCGACTTTCTTCAGAGTGTTTGGGGAAGTTTCTTTCGCCGGATCGCCTCCAACCCCGAACCCCGAGAGTTCAAGGATCCCAGACACCTAGTGGCCTTCCTCGCCCGCGCGGCGAAGAACAAGGTGATCGACGAGTACCGCCGCTCCGCCTCACAGAAACAGGACATGCGCCGGGAGGAATCAATCTGGATCGACAACCAGCCGCGCGACCTTCCCGGTCCCGCAGACGACCCCACGATGAGTGTCGAAGCCACCGAGACATTCGAACGGATGCGGGCCATCTTGCCGGAATCGAAGCGCGAGATTCTCGACCTCAAGGCTCAAGGTCTTTCAAGCAAGGAGGTGGGCGACCGTTTAGGAGTCTCCGAGCGAACGGTTCAGCGTGCGCTAGAAACGTTGCGCAAGAAAATGTTCGACGAGGCCGGCGATCCCGATCCCGATTCCGAAACCAATTCCACACATTCCGACACCAAGTCGCCCGCTTCGTAG
- a CDS encoding serine/threonine-protein kinase produces MTTKANPSAVLLALLRKVMVLSDEENRPVEVEGLLASHPELNVEARVALIYEEFCLRRDRGEAVDPTEYRLRFPTLSERLQRLFDIHDLLDNGSSAFDDLLGSDLDLEAGWQSRGHSATRSRIGLDAACKWGSLVRFPETSGARLAKRSSPKKEACDSATDHVKSKEDVDVPKVGFVVAPAPTKDGEDWGGRGDSLDRPVSDRVGGSRRGQARRSRGALDGLNPGDRVAGFRLVEFLGKGSFARVFLAREEELDRDVVLKVSWRATSEPRALGRLQHTHIVPIHSSRYDAERDLYWVCMPYHGRVTLEQLLAALEGDRFPDGVLILEELDRLQPGGDRHLDETRGVARRRLEELDHASAMAWWVARLAEGLQHAHDRGLLHRDIKPSNILLTFDALPMLLDFNLAEDALALAPGADRGGMGGTVFYMAPEQLECHAMGRSNWKEAECGDAAPRVDGRADLYSLGLVLFEAITGRRAFEPPSKSVSPYEYIQIALEQRRTGPPRLRRADRPVPAALRAILDKALASRPSDRYQTALEMAIDLQAFVDGDPLVYAREAWRGRLRRSIRRHQVALMVATPVFLAAAGAIAIYHENRLTRSNAESTHRATATTLTETARALYGNRDFAGAVKQLEPIVRSDQLQAALPERTRDEVFQMWVKAQSGLELAEDLARLQRFHAQARFALLGYGGSEAGRFARQTLGMILEPFDVLGERAEHVAPWESRHRLAGGSELIEPSQRAALMAQVNELLFLASLNQSSVEPLAYRIQSEGERVAVDPGPWRALKEWRAGRLEHALPTASEEANARNRPLSCFQWGVLLFRMGRYDLASEWLKRAVRDETDTRDALRPLLLAECLLRLDRPDLAETPAQLAVSLDPVGPWPLLIRAEIAMRMGRFDQAETDLREALGRSIRWKSEASLSSGWMSGPVALRSIGRVPPVTAQLVVALLWGDARLRVQHDQGLLALHLHQPERAVERFRAVLAAAESSLALRAKALGHLAEAYEQLGLIPLADETLGQLIADDQVPPPLRMVARFNRARLLLNQAVVSLSEDSQTRTDPIDHARVDRAVEELRQAFPELNQEAPPALAEMDGEGGADALPARTTPTISSDFEREAESALESTDRFPLAAFPSAASRQLADAYALMAQALALRGEWERGWSFAERAWQLKPSPVHRRLADRLAAGAGRFERLRPTTAQAVRLWYRLGNDPRVDLEQAVDRLSRQADAPTTTPVERLRFRLTAATLAHALGRREVVDRQLHLALSEYPATCDSWLTRARITLDRLEDHAAASSDSFETLSNEVVTRPTSTAIRRSSQIEASLPSVDPPTSGVDPVLAPELMRQVRDDLARAAALNPDHPEVAELSARWWLLRGEPRVALVRLSRLVGSSGSGTEVVPPTLGLIQARCWLALNRPESAFRVLHTACRLDPDNPEPLFLRVEAWLKAGRFREAHQDLERLVGLIDGDAHARLRWDRLHQRLTQAGMSDPPTSAATPAPSHTTASSP; encoded by the coding sequence ATGACAACAAAGGCAAATCCCTCGGCGGTTTTGTTGGCGTTGTTACGCAAGGTGATGGTGCTGAGCGACGAGGAGAATCGTCCGGTCGAGGTCGAAGGGCTGCTGGCAAGTCACCCCGAACTCAACGTCGAAGCACGGGTCGCTTTGATTTATGAGGAATTTTGCCTCAGGAGGGACCGTGGTGAAGCGGTTGATCCAACCGAGTATCGTCTTCGTTTTCCCACCTTGTCGGAACGTCTTCAGCGGCTGTTCGACATCCATGACCTATTGGACAACGGGTCGTCGGCCTTCGATGACCTGTTGGGTTCCGACTTGGATCTGGAGGCGGGTTGGCAATCGCGGGGTCATTCCGCGACGCGGTCCCGTATCGGCCTTGACGCTGCTTGCAAGTGGGGTTCGTTGGTTCGGTTCCCGGAAACCAGTGGGGCGCGGTTGGCCAAGCGGTCGAGTCCCAAGAAGGAGGCTTGCGATTCCGCGACAGATCATGTTAAATCAAAAGAAGATGTCGATGTTCCTAAGGTAGGATTTGTGGTTGCGCCTGCACCGACGAAGGATGGGGAGGATTGGGGTGGTCGAGGCGATTCGTTGGACCGGCCCGTGTCGGATCGTGTGGGAGGTTCGAGGCGGGGGCAGGCGAGGCGTTCGCGCGGGGCGTTGGATGGTCTGAATCCGGGCGATCGGGTGGCGGGTTTCCGTTTGGTGGAGTTTTTGGGCAAAGGATCGTTCGCGCGGGTCTTTTTGGCGCGGGAGGAGGAGCTTGATCGGGACGTGGTGCTCAAAGTGAGCTGGCGTGCGACTTCCGAGCCTCGGGCCTTGGGGCGGTTACAACATACTCATATTGTGCCGATTCACTCCTCGCGCTATGACGCGGAACGGGACTTGTATTGGGTTTGCATGCCGTATCACGGCCGGGTGACTCTGGAGCAATTACTGGCCGCGTTGGAGGGGGATCGGTTTCCAGACGGGGTTTTGATCTTGGAGGAGCTGGATCGTCTGCAACCCGGCGGGGACCGCCACCTGGACGAGACTCGTGGGGTCGCGCGTCGGCGTTTGGAGGAGTTGGACCACGCTTCGGCGATGGCTTGGTGGGTGGCTCGGTTGGCCGAAGGGTTGCAGCATGCCCACGATCGGGGTTTGTTGCACCGGGATATCAAGCCTTCGAATATCCTTTTGACCTTTGACGCCTTGCCGATGCTGTTGGATTTCAACCTAGCCGAGGACGCACTGGCGTTGGCACCGGGAGCCGACCGGGGCGGCATGGGGGGCACGGTGTTCTACATGGCCCCCGAGCAGTTGGAATGCCACGCGATGGGACGGTCCAACTGGAAAGAGGCCGAGTGCGGCGACGCGGCTCCCCGTGTCGATGGCCGCGCCGATTTGTATTCGCTGGGTCTGGTGCTGTTCGAGGCGATCACCGGCCGTCGCGCCTTTGAGCCACCCTCTAAATCAGTTTCGCCTTATGAATATATTCAAATAGCGCTTGAGCAACGTCGGACCGGTCCGCCGCGGCTGAGACGGGCAGATCGCCCGGTCCCTGCGGCGTTGCGGGCGATTTTGGACAAGGCCTTGGCGTCACGCCCGTCCGACCGCTATCAGACCGCTTTGGAAATGGCGATCGACCTGCAAGCTTTTGTGGACGGCGACCCGCTGGTTTACGCCCGGGAAGCCTGGCGGGGCCGGTTGCGGCGGTCGATTCGGCGTCATCAAGTTGCGCTGATGGTGGCCACTCCGGTGTTTTTGGCGGCCGCAGGCGCGATTGCGATCTACCATGAGAATCGTCTGACCCGTTCTAATGCCGAATCGACCCATCGAGCGACCGCCACGACCTTGACTGAGACGGCCCGCGCGCTTTATGGCAACCGCGACTTCGCCGGCGCGGTCAAGCAGCTTGAACCGATTGTCCGATCCGACCAGCTTCAAGCAGCGCTTCCGGAGAGGACACGCGATGAGGTCTTCCAGATGTGGGTGAAGGCCCAAAGTGGTCTGGAATTGGCTGAGGATTTGGCCCGCCTGCAACGGTTCCACGCACAAGCCCGTTTCGCGCTCTTGGGATACGGCGGATCGGAGGCCGGTCGTTTTGCCCGTCAGACGCTCGGGATGATTCTTGAACCGTTCGACGTGCTGGGCGAACGCGCCGAACATGTCGCTCCTTGGGAAAGCCGTCACCGTCTGGCCGGGGGGTCGGAACTCATCGAGCCCAGCCAGCGCGCGGCCCTGATGGCTCAAGTCAACGAACTGCTCTTCCTCGCCTCGTTGAACCAATCGAGCGTGGAACCGCTGGCCTACCGCATTCAGAGCGAAGGCGAGCGGGTCGCGGTCGATCCTGGTCCCTGGCGGGCGCTCAAGGAATGGCGGGCCGGCCGCCTTGAACATGCTTTGCCTACCGCGTCGGAGGAGGCCAATGCGCGGAATCGGCCTTTGTCCTGTTTTCAATGGGGGGTGCTGCTCTTCCGAATGGGGCGTTACGATTTGGCTTCGGAGTGGTTGAAGCGGGCAGTGAGGGACGAAACCGACACCCGCGACGCGCTGCGGCCCTTGCTGCTGGCCGAATGTCTTCTGAGGCTGGATCGCCCCGACCTGGCCGAAACCCCGGCCCAGCTCGCCGTCAGCCTGGACCCGGTGGGACCCTGGCCGTTGCTGATCCGCGCGGAGATCGCCATGCGGATGGGGCGGTTCGATCAGGCGGAAACCGACCTGCGCGAGGCGCTGGGGCGATCAATCCGCTGGAAGTCTGAGGCCTCCTTGAGCTCCGGTTGGATGTCCGGCCCTGTTGCGTTGCGATCGATTGGGAGGGTGCCTCCCGTAACGGCCCAATTAGTGGTGGCTCTCCTTTGGGGGGACGCCCGGCTGCGTGTCCAGCACGATCAAGGGCTGTTGGCGCTCCACCTCCACCAGCCGGAACGGGCCGTGGAACGGTTTCGAGCGGTCTTGGCGGCGGCGGAGTCGAGCTTGGCCTTACGCGCCAAAGCGTTGGGTCACCTAGCCGAAGCCTACGAGCAACTCGGGTTGATCCCTCTGGCCGATGAAACCCTTGGCCAGCTCATCGCCGACGACCAGGTTCCCCCGCCCTTGCGTATGGTGGCGCGGTTCAACCGAGCCCGTTTGCTACTCAACCAGGCTGTGGTTTCCCTTTCGGAAGACTCCCAAACCCGAACTGACCCGATCGACCATGCCCGAGTTGATCGGGCCGTGGAGGAACTCCGGCAAGCCTTCCCCGAGCTCAACCAGGAGGCCCCCCCCGCCCTCGCCGAAATGGATGGCGAGGGCGGGGCCGACGCGCTCCCTGCGCGGACGACACCCACAATCTCCTCTGACTTCGAGAGGGAGGCGGAATCCGCCCTGGAATCAACGGACCGCTTCCCTCTTGCGGCTTTTCCATCGGCCGCTTCGCGGCAACTGGCCGACGCCTACGCCCTGATGGCTCAGGCTCTCGCCCTCCGAGGGGAATGGGAACGCGGATGGTCGTTCGCCGAACGCGCCTGGCAACTCAAACCCTCTCCAGTTCATCGCCGTCTGGCCGATCGCCTGGCGGCAGGCGCGGGACGTTTCGAGCGTCTGCGACCCACCACAGCCCAGGCGGTGCGTCTTTGGTATCGTTTGGGAAACGATCCCCGCGTCGATCTGGAACAAGCGGTAGACCGCCTCAGCCGCCAAGCCGACGCGCCGACGACCACCCCGGTCGAACGCCTTCGATTCCGTCTGACGGCCGCGACCCTGGCGCACGCTTTGGGACGCCGGGAGGTGGTGGATCGCCAACTTCACTTGGCCTTGTCGGAGTACCCCGCCACGTGCGATTCCTGGTTGACCCGCGCCCGGATCACCTTGGATCGCCTCGAAGACCACGCCGCAGCCAGTTCTGATTCGTTCGAAACCTTGTCCAACGAGGTCGTGACGCGACCGACCTCCACCGCGATTCGTCGTTCCTCCCAGATTGAAGCGTCCCTCCCTTCAGTTGATCCGCCAACCAGCGGGGTCGATCCCGTTCTCGCCCCGGAACTGATGCGTCAGGTCCGCGACGACCTGGCACGCGCGGCGGCTTTGAATCCCGACCACCCCGAGGTCGCCGAACTCAGCGCGCGCTGGTGGCTTCTCCGAGGCGAGCCTCGGGTCGCCCTGGTTCGCCTCAGCCGCTTGGTCGGATCGTCGGGGTCAGGGACCGAAGTGGTTCCACCGACCCTAGGCTTGATCCAAGCCCGCTGTTGGCTGGCGTTGAATCGCCCCGAATCGGCGTTCCGCGTACTCCACACGGCGTGCCGACTTGATCCCGACAATCCCGAACCGCTGTTCCTGCGCGTCGAGGCATGGCTCAAAGCGGGGCGTTTCCGCGAGGCTCATCAGGATTTGGAACGGCTCGTCGGCCTAATCGACGGCGATGCCCACGCGCGTTTGCGCTGGGATCGCCTCCACCAACGCTTGACACAGGCCGGAATGTCCGACCCGCCCACCTCTGCGGCCACCCCAGCCCCATCACATACAACGGCCTCGTCCCCTTAA
- the secA gene encoding preprotein translocase subunit SecA, producing the protein MDLLTTIWDKTTDTLTAATEKLSGGLVRLFGASNERVIRSYQPLIERINALEERLVGLTDQELRAKTDEFRTRLDNGATLDDLLPEAFAVCREGGKRFMNMRHYDVQLLGGIVLHGGNIAEMVTGEGKTLVATLPAYLNALTGQGVHVVTVNDYLARRDAEWMSPLYQGLGLTVDAIQADMDPRRRRRAYRCDITYGTNNEFGFDYLRDNMKPDRELQAQGPLNYAIIDEVDSILIDEARTPLIISGPAFDDVRKYTEADRIARQLKRGEHFEIKEKERTCHLTEAGVREAERLAGVESFYTPGNMEWPHLIDNALKAHYLYERDREYMVKDGEIVIIDEFTGRLMTGRQWSDGLHQAVEAKERVKIKEENQTLATITLQNFFKLYRKLAGMTGTAMTEANEFYKVYGLDVVAIPTHRPMKRINYPDKIFKTEKEKFDAIIQEIREIHATGRPILVGTTSVAKSERLSKVLTMHGIPHAVLNAKYHEKESEIIAQAGARGRVTIATNMAGRGTDIVLGGNPEYQAWADLRVLKHEDGRPMYPTRLDVPIEVWKAAVAKYEPTMKAEGRAIAELGGLHIIGTERHESRRIDNQLRGRAGRQGDPGSSRFFLSLEDDLMRRFIGDFAARMIASGLPDGEAIESPMVSRQVQNAIKKIEERNFDIRKNLLEYDEVMDQQRRRIYTFRQRILDGHPAKDDILAMIDRQIEWAVRNFLSPTYGAECYAAWINQRLGVDLTAKEFVKLTPEEAEELARERALEDSRERIREAVEENLPGDVDSSEWNWRALSEWFQRQYGVTVKDKDLKAYQTINRDFDDEVDLDREGLIEHLAEQASKVIAKADLKPAAAFLEPDWGIRSLAEWFRIKFNLGVEVAELAKAAETSSEAVADQLRSRAREFYVRKEIEFPVRVGMSKYQLERSANAGPRYDRDGLAAWAAERFGQPVEPETFRTLMKHELEAELLKLSEATYKGDRLARELEAKLTACYGPPNPSNFARAVDSTPLLTSRRNTKSKTNPIVDEIAERKPAKLPEPAALADLADWVRRELDMEADPADLAEMTRDQARNQLIARLDQLYRPEMRDMEKMLVLQILDNLWMEHLRAMDHLRASVGLRGYAQVDPKSEYKREGVKLFENLWTTLSDRVTDMIFRMEQFDPGFLSHLADKQMARAVTVHEASAPSASSEIGGGPNAGAATESSGSANGETRREPLRNTQKRVGRNDPCPCGSGKKYKACCMRLQTTT; encoded by the coding sequence ATGGACCTGCTGACAACGATTTGGGACAAAACCACCGACACGTTGACCGCCGCCACCGAAAAGCTCTCCGGTGGCCTGGTCCGCCTCTTCGGCGCGTCCAATGAACGAGTGATCCGCTCCTACCAACCCCTCATCGAGCGGATCAACGCCCTGGAGGAACGTCTGGTCGGCTTGACCGACCAAGAACTCCGAGCCAAAACCGATGAGTTCCGCACCCGCCTAGACAACGGGGCCACCCTCGACGACCTGCTGCCCGAAGCCTTCGCCGTGTGCCGCGAAGGCGGTAAGCGCTTTATGAACATGCGTCATTACGATGTCCAGCTTCTCGGCGGCATCGTGTTGCACGGAGGCAACATCGCCGAAATGGTCACCGGCGAAGGCAAAACCCTGGTGGCCACCCTGCCCGCCTACCTCAACGCGCTGACCGGTCAAGGGGTTCACGTCGTGACTGTCAACGACTACCTGGCCCGCCGCGACGCCGAATGGATGAGTCCGCTGTACCAAGGCCTCGGGCTGACGGTCGATGCCATCCAGGCCGACATGGATCCGCGCCGTCGTCGTCGTGCTTACCGCTGCGACATCACCTATGGGACCAACAACGAATTTGGCTTCGATTACCTGCGCGACAACATGAAGCCGGATCGGGAACTTCAAGCGCAGGGTCCACTCAACTACGCCATCATCGACGAGGTGGACAGCATTTTGATCGACGAAGCGCGGACCCCCCTAATCATCTCCGGCCCCGCCTTCGACGATGTGCGTAAATACACCGAGGCTGATCGGATCGCCCGTCAACTCAAGCGGGGTGAACACTTCGAGATCAAGGAGAAGGAACGCACTTGCCACTTGACCGAGGCCGGCGTGCGTGAGGCCGAACGCCTCGCCGGGGTGGAGAGCTTTTACACGCCCGGCAACATGGAGTGGCCCCACCTCATCGACAATGCGCTCAAGGCGCATTATTTGTACGAACGCGACCGCGAGTACATGGTCAAGGACGGCGAGATCGTTATCATCGACGAGTTCACAGGGCGACTAATGACGGGTCGTCAATGGTCAGACGGCTTGCACCAGGCGGTCGAGGCCAAGGAGCGGGTCAAGATCAAAGAAGAGAATCAAACGCTAGCAACAATTACGCTGCAAAATTTTTTCAAGCTGTATCGCAAGCTGGCGGGCATGACCGGCACGGCGATGACCGAGGCCAACGAGTTTTACAAAGTCTACGGCCTGGACGTGGTGGCCATCCCGACCCACCGTCCCATGAAGCGGATCAACTACCCCGATAAGATTTTCAAGACCGAGAAGGAGAAGTTCGACGCGATCATTCAGGAGATCCGCGAGATTCACGCGACCGGTCGGCCGATCCTAGTGGGGACAACCTCGGTGGCCAAGAGCGAGCGGTTGTCCAAAGTGTTGACGATGCATGGGATTCCCCACGCGGTCCTCAACGCCAAATACCACGAGAAGGAGTCGGAGATCATCGCCCAGGCCGGAGCGCGGGGCCGAGTCACAATCGCCACCAACATGGCTGGTCGAGGGACCGATATCGTGCTGGGAGGCAACCCAGAATACCAGGCGTGGGCCGACCTGCGGGTACTCAAGCACGAAGACGGCCGACCGATGTACCCAACCCGTTTAGACGTGCCGATTGAGGTTTGGAAGGCGGCGGTGGCCAAGTACGAGCCCACCATGAAGGCTGAGGGCCGCGCGATTGCCGAACTCGGCGGTCTGCACATCATCGGCACCGAACGGCATGAATCGCGCCGTATCGACAACCAATTGCGCGGACGCGCTGGCCGCCAGGGCGATCCCGGATCCTCACGGTTCTTCCTCTCGCTCGAGGACGACCTCATGAGGCGCTTCATTGGCGATTTCGCCGCGCGGATGATTGCCTCCGGCCTACCCGACGGCGAAGCGATCGAAAGCCCGATGGTTTCTCGCCAAGTCCAAAACGCCATCAAGAAGATCGAGGAACGGAACTTCGATATCCGCAAAAACCTGCTGGAATACGACGAGGTCATGGACCAGCAGCGGCGGCGGATCTACACGTTCCGTCAGCGGATTCTGGACGGTCATCCCGCCAAGGACGACATCCTGGCGATGATCGACCGTCAGATTGAATGGGCCGTCCGCAACTTCCTGTCCCCCACCTACGGCGCGGAGTGCTACGCTGCCTGGATCAATCAGCGTCTGGGGGTCGATCTCACCGCCAAGGAGTTTGTGAAACTCACCCCTGAAGAGGCTGAGGAACTCGCCCGCGAGCGTGCGCTAGAGGATTCGCGCGAACGCATCCGCGAAGCGGTCGAGGAAAACCTGCCGGGTGATGTGGATTCGTCCGAGTGGAACTGGCGGGCCTTGAGCGAGTGGTTTCAGCGTCAGTACGGGGTGACGGTCAAAGACAAGGATCTCAAGGCGTATCAGACGATCAATCGCGACTTCGACGACGAGGTGGATCTCGATCGTGAAGGGTTGATCGAGCATTTGGCCGAACAGGCCTCCAAGGTCATTGCTAAGGCCGACCTCAAACCGGCCGCCGCCTTCCTGGAGCCGGATTGGGGCATACGCAGCCTGGCCGAGTGGTTCCGCATCAAGTTCAACCTGGGCGTCGAGGTCGCCGAACTGGCCAAGGCCGCCGAAACCTCCAGCGAGGCGGTGGCCGACCAACTGCGCAGTCGCGCGCGGGAGTTCTACGTTCGCAAAGAGATCGAGTTTCCCGTGCGGGTGGGGATGTCCAAGTATCAGCTAGAGCGCTCGGCCAACGCCGGTCCCCGCTACGACCGCGACGGCCTGGCGGCCTGGGCCGCCGAGCGTTTCGGCCAACCGGTCGAGCCGGAGACCTTCCGCACCCTGATGAAGCACGAACTCGAAGCGGAACTTCTCAAACTTTCCGAAGCGACCTACAAAGGGGATCGCCTCGCCCGCGAACTGGAGGCCAAACTGACGGCCTGCTATGGTCCGCCCAACCCCTCCAACTTCGCTCGGGCGGTGGACTCCACGCCTCTTTTGACCTCCCGACGCAACACCAAGAGCAAAACGAACCCAATCGTAGACGAGATCGCCGAACGCAAACCGGCCAAGCTCCCTGAACCTGCAGCGCTAGCCGACTTGGCTGACTGGGTCCGCCGCGAACTCGACATGGAGGCCGACCCCGCCGATCTTGCCGAGATGACCCGCGACCAGGCGCGGAACCAATTGATCGCTCGGCTCGACCAACTCTATCGCCCCGAAATGCGCGACATGGAGAAAATGCTGGTCCTTCAAATCCTGGACAACCTTTGGATGGAACACCTTCGCGCGATGGACCACCTTCGCGCCTCGGTGGGTCTGCGGGGTTACGCCCAGGTCGATCCCAAGAGCGAATACAAACGCGAAGGCGTCAAGCTCTTCGAGAACCTCTGGACCACCCTCTCCGACCGCGTCACCGATATGATCTTCCGAATGGAGCAGTTCGACCCAGGCTTCCTCTCCCACCTGGCCGACAAGCAGATGGCCCGCGCCGTCACGGTCCACGAAGCCTCCGCCCCGAGCGCGTCCAGCGAGATTGGCGGTGGTCCCAACGCCGGGGCCGCCACCGAGTCGTCCGGGTCGGCGAATGGTGAAACCCGCAGGGAACCATTGCGCAACACCCAAAAACGAGTCGGCCGCAACGATCCTTGTCCCTGCGGATCAGGTAAGAAATACAAAGCCTGTTGCATGAGACTTCAGACCACCACCTAA